In Leisingera methylohalidivorans DSM 14336, a single genomic region encodes these proteins:
- a CDS encoding FAD-dependent oxidoreductase: MSSLPDCHPHILVAGAGINGLMAAYYLIRAGARVTVCEAGPVPNPASASYGAHRLIHPWPPAGRPQEAAAAQRALPLWRALLQDIGCSGFVQTGVLVASPEACDAAAGEHTLRLLPARADALLAGAAEMPGAVLFPEFGVLLAEKILSALCNGLAKRGVEFLPRAPLRGLDTATGAADIAGGAPQRFDGIVCALGWKSRDLEHIAGAGEFLAQFSPRRSYVVYLPEAELPEARRPRTAWTGFLGQDLWGMPALGRNDAKFGCGLLTHSADEPVLPDNEVRAKMAAAYSGADPAYRALLNGRVASNIWAMCPFPGMVQQAGLCTVITSDTGGGFKTAPLAGLAACEAVLAAVPGWQDLKTQKEQLT; encoded by the coding sequence GTGAGCAGCTTGCCTGACTGCCACCCGCATATCCTGGTCGCGGGGGCGGGAATTAACGGGCTGATGGCTGCCTATTACCTGATCCGGGCCGGGGCGCGGGTGACGGTCTGCGAGGCCGGACCGGTGCCCAATCCCGCCAGCGCTTCGTACGGGGCGCACCGGCTGATCCACCCCTGGCCGCCTGCCGGACGGCCGCAGGAGGCTGCTGCGGCGCAGCGGGCGCTGCCGCTGTGGCGCGCGCTTTTGCAGGACATCGGCTGCAGCGGTTTTGTGCAGACGGGTGTTCTGGTGGCCTCGCCGGAGGCTTGTGACGCTGCCGCAGGAGAACACACGCTGCGGCTTCTGCCGGCACGGGCCGATGCCTTGCTGGCAGGTGCGGCGGAAATGCCCGGGGCGGTTTTGTTTCCTGAATTTGGCGTGCTGCTGGCGGAAAAGATCCTGTCGGCGCTGTGTAACGGTTTGGCCAAGCGCGGAGTGGAGTTCCTGCCAAGGGCGCCGCTGCGCGGCCTGGACACGGCAACCGGAGCGGCGGATATCGCGGGTGGTGCGCCGCAGCGCTTTGACGGGATTGTCTGCGCCCTTGGCTGGAAGTCCCGGGATCTGGAGCATATTGCCGGGGCAGGGGAGTTCCTGGCGCAGTTCAGCCCCCGCCGCAGCTATGTTGTCTACCTGCCCGAGGCAGAGCTGCCGGAGGCCAGACGGCCGCGCACGGCCTGGACCGGTTTCCTGGGGCAGGACCTGTGGGGCATGCCGGCACTGGGCAGGAATGACGCCAAGTTCGGCTGCGGTCTGCTGACCCACAGCGCTGATGAGCCGGTGCTGCCGGATAACGAGGTCCGCGCCAAGATGGCTGCCGCCTACAGCGGTGCAGATCCGGCCTACCGCGCGTTGCTGAACGGGCGGGTTGCTTCAAATATCTGGGCCATGTGCCCGTTTCCCGGGATGGTTCAGCAGGCCGGGCTTTGCACCGTGATAACCTCGGATACCGGCGGCGGGTTCAAGACGGCTCCGCTGGCCGGGCTGGCCGCGTGCGAGGCCGTCCTTGCGGCGGTTCCAGGCTGGCAGGACCTGAAAACTCAGAAGGAACAGCTGACATGA